A section of the Streptomyces sp. SCL15-4 genome encodes:
- the cas2e gene encoding type I-E CRISPR-associated endoribonuclease Cas2e: MTVIVLTNCPAGLRGFLTRWMLEISAGVFVGNPSARIRDALWAEIQQYAGQGRALLAHTTNNEQGFTFRTHDHAWHPADHEGITLIRRPDPNAPPTAPAPRRGPPSGWSRAAKRRRFGRG, encoded by the coding sequence GTGACCGTCATCGTCCTCACCAACTGCCCCGCCGGACTACGCGGCTTCCTCACACGCTGGATGCTGGAAATCTCCGCCGGCGTGTTCGTGGGCAACCCCTCAGCCCGCATCCGCGACGCGCTCTGGGCTGAAATCCAGCAGTACGCGGGGCAAGGCCGCGCCCTGCTCGCCCACACCACCAACAACGAACAGGGCTTCACCTTCCGCACCCACGACCACGCCTGGCATCCAGCCGACCACGAAGGCATCACCCTGATCCGCCGCCCCGACCCGAACGCACCCCCCACCGCTCCGGCTCCCCGGAGGGGCCCGCCATCCGGCTGGAGCAGAGCCGCCAAACGCCGAAGGTTCGGGAGAGGCTGA
- the cas1e gene encoding type I-E CRISPR-associated endonuclease Cas1e has protein sequence MSTPSQRPALTPRQLTRTDERLSFVYLERCTVHRDANAITAQDAEGTTHIPSATINTLLLGPGTRVTHQAMSVLGETGAAVCWVGEHGVRYYASGRALSRSSALMEAQARQWANPRSRLAVAREMYRLRFPDEDPAGLTRNELLGREGRRLKACYRAQAARTGVPWRGRRYTPGDFASGDAVNQAITAAAQCMYGIAHAVVTSLGCSPALGFVHSGHELSFVLDIADLYKTDIGIPVAFDVAAHGEEDVGSRTRRALRDRINETSLLGRCVDDIKRLLLPQTVTTPDPGDDRDIVTLQSDHNHQVASGVNYDGPDYGDELW, from the coding sequence ATGAGCACACCCTCCCAGCGCCCCGCACTGACCCCCCGCCAGCTCACCCGCACCGACGAACGCCTCTCCTTCGTCTACCTGGAACGCTGCACGGTCCACCGCGACGCCAACGCCATCACCGCCCAGGACGCCGAAGGCACCACCCACATCCCCTCGGCGACCATCAACACCCTCCTCCTCGGCCCCGGAACACGCGTCACCCACCAGGCCATGAGCGTGCTCGGCGAGACCGGCGCGGCAGTCTGCTGGGTCGGCGAACACGGCGTGCGCTACTACGCCTCCGGCCGCGCCCTCAGCCGCTCCTCCGCCCTCATGGAGGCCCAGGCCCGGCAATGGGCCAACCCGCGCAGCCGCCTCGCCGTCGCGCGCGAGATGTACCGGCTGCGGTTCCCGGACGAGGACCCGGCCGGCCTCACCAGGAACGAATTGCTCGGCCGCGAGGGACGACGGCTCAAGGCCTGCTACCGTGCCCAGGCCGCCCGCACCGGCGTGCCCTGGCGGGGCCGCCGCTACACCCCCGGCGACTTCGCCAGCGGCGACGCCGTCAACCAGGCCATCACCGCCGCCGCCCAGTGCATGTACGGCATCGCCCATGCCGTCGTCACCTCCCTGGGATGCAGCCCGGCTCTCGGTTTCGTCCACTCCGGCCACGAACTGTCCTTCGTCCTGGACATCGCCGACCTCTACAAGACGGACATCGGCATTCCGGTCGCCTTCGACGTGGCCGCACACGGCGAGGAGGACGTCGGCTCCCGCACCCGCCGCGCGCTGCGAGACCGCATCAACGAGACATCCTTGCTGGGCCGGTGCGTCGACGACATCAAACGCCTCCTGCTACCGCAGACGGTCACAACCCCGGACCCCGGCGACGACCGGGACATCGTCACGCTCCAGAGCGACCACAACCACCAGGTCGCCTCCGGCGTCAACTACGACGGGCCTGATTACGGGGACGAACTCTGGTGA
- the cas6e gene encoding type I-E CRISPR-associated protein Cas6/Cse3/CasE: MFITRFRVNTARPGARRLLSSPQAMHAAVMSSFPHILPSDTPQPGAPRVLWRLDQQARAEVLLYIVSPERPDLTHLVEQAGWPAAAGPDNPGWQTRPYAPLLDRLTAGDRWAFRLTANPVHTIRRTEGEPRKITAHLTPIHQMGWLLDEKRQERLGFRVCEKPAGRRLLPEGTTHQQRPHPGDRYELAIRDTRSLAFDKTRSAGGRRDKPVTVVTVTFEGRLEITDPDALRRTLTQGIGRARAYGCGLLTLAPLTPPTPKTP, translated from the coding sequence ATGTTCATCACCCGCTTCCGCGTCAACACCGCGCGGCCCGGCGCCCGCCGCCTGCTGTCCTCACCCCAGGCCATGCACGCGGCCGTCATGTCCTCCTTCCCGCACATCCTGCCCTCCGACACCCCACAGCCCGGCGCACCACGCGTCCTGTGGCGCCTGGACCAGCAAGCCCGCGCCGAGGTACTGCTCTACATCGTCAGCCCCGAGCGCCCCGACCTGACCCACCTGGTCGAGCAGGCCGGATGGCCCGCCGCCGCCGGCCCCGACAACCCCGGCTGGCAGACCCGCCCCTACGCCCCGCTCCTGGACCGGCTGACCGCCGGTGACCGCTGGGCGTTCCGCCTGACCGCGAACCCCGTGCACACCATCCGCCGCACAGAAGGCGAACCCCGCAAGATCACCGCCCACCTCACACCCATCCACCAGATGGGCTGGCTGCTCGACGAAAAACGCCAAGAACGCCTCGGCTTCCGCGTCTGCGAGAAACCGGCCGGCCGCCGGCTCCTGCCCGAAGGCACCACCCACCAACAGCGCCCCCACCCCGGCGACCGCTACGAACTGGCCATACGAGACACACGGTCCCTCGCCTTCGACAAGACCCGCAGCGCCGGCGGCCGCCGGGACAAGCCGGTCACCGTCGTCACCGTCACCTTCGAAGGACGCCTGGAGATCACCGACCCCGACGCCCTGCGCCGCACCCTCACCCAGGGCATCGGCCGGGCCCGCGCCTACGGCTGCGGCCTCCTCACCCTCGCCCCCCTCACCCCGCCCACCCCGAAGACACCATGA
- the cas5e gene encoding type I-E CRISPR-associated protein Cas5/CasD has protein sequence MSRTGVLALRLAGPLQSWGAASRFTRRTTESAPTKSGVVGLLAAAAGIERGDDTSLAPLAALRFGVRVDQPGTRIRDFHTAHHGVTGASMPLSERFYLADAVFVAALEGDHTLLTTLHDALRTPAYPPYLGRRSCPPTEPVGLGLYADTRLEDVLIRVPWQASDWYQRRHPTPHTLTVLRERAPGEPVTAADVLRDQPVSFDAAHRRHTLRTIVTTPVPTPVPAGGGPRDTHDPFAALDVLEDDSA, from the coding sequence ATGAGCCGCACGGGCGTCCTCGCCCTCCGCCTGGCAGGCCCCTTGCAGTCCTGGGGCGCCGCCTCCCGCTTCACCCGCCGCACCACCGAATCGGCCCCGACCAAGAGCGGCGTCGTCGGCCTGCTCGCCGCGGCCGCCGGCATCGAACGCGGCGACGACACGAGCCTGGCCCCTCTGGCGGCGCTCCGCTTCGGCGTCCGCGTCGACCAGCCCGGCACCCGCATCCGGGACTTCCACACCGCCCACCACGGCGTCACCGGCGCGTCCATGCCCCTGTCCGAACGCTTCTACCTCGCCGACGCCGTCTTCGTCGCCGCACTCGAAGGCGACCACACCCTGCTCACCACCCTGCACGACGCCCTGCGCACCCCGGCGTACCCGCCCTACCTCGGACGGCGCTCCTGCCCGCCCACCGAACCGGTCGGCCTCGGACTGTACGCCGACACCCGCCTGGAGGACGTACTGATCCGTGTGCCCTGGCAGGCCTCCGACTGGTACCAAAGGCGCCACCCCACCCCGCACACCCTGACCGTGCTGCGCGAGAGGGCACCCGGCGAGCCCGTCACAGCGGCAGACGTCCTGCGCGACCAGCCGGTCAGCTTCGACGCCGCACACCGGCGGCACACACTGCGCACCATCGTCACCACCCCCGTGCCCACCCCTGTCCCGGCCGGCGGCGGCCCGCGGGATACGCACGATCCGTTCGCCGCCCTCGATGTCCTGGAGGATGACAGCGCCTGA
- the cas7e gene encoding type I-E CRISPR-associated protein Cas7/Cse4/CasC has product MNRIFLDVHALQTVPPSNLNRDDTGAPKTAVYGGVPRARVSSQAWKRAIRTYFKDEHLLDPAELGVRTKKVVELLADRITALDPSVGQETALTLADEIIKAAGIKTEVPKRKADQAKKDANPVPAPAPESKYLVFLSSRQLDGLARHALEGAADITAFLKTKENKARAKELADLRHSVDIALFGRMVADVADINVDAAVQVAHALSVHRVDNESDYYTAVDDENTDEETGAGMIGTVDFNSATLYRYAALGVHQLAGNLGQGLREDEPRTEPVRRAVEAFVHAFVSSLPTGKINTFGHHTQPDAVVVRLRTTRPISYVAAFEDPVRSDGGGHLREAADRLAAYAAEVERAYGDPDTTLTWVLRVGPATHKLAELGTETGSQRELAAAVARAVAERLEKPA; this is encoded by the coding sequence GTGAACCGCATCTTCCTGGACGTGCACGCCCTGCAGACCGTCCCGCCCAGCAATCTCAACCGGGACGACACGGGCGCGCCCAAGACGGCCGTCTACGGTGGCGTCCCCCGCGCCCGTGTCTCCAGCCAGGCATGGAAGCGTGCCATCCGCACCTACTTCAAGGACGAGCACCTCCTGGACCCCGCCGAGCTGGGCGTGCGAACCAAGAAGGTCGTGGAACTCCTGGCCGACCGGATCACCGCCCTCGACCCGTCCGTCGGACAGGAGACCGCGCTCACGCTCGCCGACGAGATCATCAAGGCAGCGGGCATCAAGACCGAGGTCCCCAAGCGGAAAGCCGATCAGGCGAAGAAGGACGCAAACCCTGTCCCCGCCCCCGCTCCTGAGAGCAAATACCTGGTCTTCCTCAGCTCCCGGCAACTCGACGGCCTGGCCCGCCACGCCCTCGAAGGCGCAGCCGACATCACGGCCTTTCTGAAGACCAAGGAGAACAAGGCCCGGGCCAAGGAACTCGCGGACCTGCGCCACTCCGTGGACATCGCCCTGTTCGGCCGTATGGTCGCCGACGTCGCCGACATCAACGTCGACGCCGCCGTGCAGGTCGCACACGCTCTCAGCGTCCACCGGGTGGACAACGAGTCCGACTACTACACAGCCGTCGACGACGAGAACACCGACGAGGAGACCGGCGCCGGAATGATCGGCACCGTCGACTTCAACTCCGCGACCCTCTACCGCTACGCCGCGCTCGGCGTGCACCAGCTCGCCGGCAACCTCGGCCAGGGCCTGCGCGAGGACGAACCGCGCACCGAGCCGGTACGCCGCGCCGTCGAGGCGTTCGTGCATGCCTTCGTCTCCTCCCTGCCCACCGGGAAGATCAACACCTTCGGGCACCACACCCAGCCCGACGCCGTCGTCGTCAGGCTGCGTACCACGCGGCCGATCAGCTATGTCGCCGCCTTCGAGGACCCGGTCCGCAGCGACGGCGGCGGCCACCTGCGCGAGGCCGCAGACCGGCTCGCCGCCTACGCCGCCGAGGTCGAGCGTGCCTACGGCGACCCCGACACCACCCTCACCTGGGTCCTGCGCGTCGGCCCCGCCACGCACAAACTCGCCGAGCTCGGCACCGAGACCGGCAGCCAGCGCGAACTCGCCGCCGCCGTCGCCCGGGCCGTTGCCGAGCGCCTGGAGAAGCCCGCATGA
- the casB gene encoding type I-E CRISPR-associated protein Cse2/CasB has translation MTPATPVPAPAAPVAVPVHRRVADLAATHIGAWQQGYLQDRPQAVAALARLRRGAGREAGETPDLWSLIDTDPLHTQIEGTRPLGELELVRAENALHAACTLWAFHQQSRGTPMHRRHAWERPGGLGAAVRRLMPADGIDEPVRKRLVRAGTAPDLVTLAQRLRDIVTLLRRDDIPLDYALLAGQLYLWQWPEGPATVRRAWGRSFHEQRQTQQASDENTTPDSE, from the coding sequence ATGACCCCCGCAACACCCGTACCCGCACCGGCTGCGCCCGTCGCGGTCCCGGTGCACCGGCGGGTCGCGGACCTCGCCGCCACGCACATCGGCGCCTGGCAGCAGGGATACCTCCAGGACAGGCCCCAGGCCGTCGCGGCCTTGGCCCGCCTGCGCCGTGGTGCGGGCCGTGAGGCAGGCGAGACCCCCGACCTGTGGAGCTTGATCGACACCGACCCGCTGCACACTCAGATTGAGGGGACGCGGCCGCTGGGCGAGCTGGAGCTGGTGCGCGCTGAGAACGCGCTGCACGCCGCCTGCACCCTGTGGGCGTTCCACCAGCAGTCCCGCGGCACGCCCATGCACCGCCGGCACGCCTGGGAACGGCCCGGCGGCCTGGGCGCGGCGGTGAGGCGCCTGATGCCGGCCGACGGCATCGACGAGCCCGTCCGCAAGCGTCTGGTCCGCGCGGGCACCGCCCCCGACCTCGTCACGCTCGCCCAGCGGCTGCGCGACATCGTCACCCTGCTGCGCCGCGACGACATCCCGCTCGACTACGCCCTCCTGGCCGGCCAGCTCTACCTCTGGCAGTGGCCCGAGGGGCCCGCCACCGTCCGCCGCGCGTGGGGCCGCTCCTTCCACGAGCAGCGACAGACCCAGCAGGCCTCGGACGAGAACACCACCCCGGACAGCGAATAA
- the casA gene encoding type I-E CRISPR-associated protein Cse1/CasA, translated as MQTTELPGAGAGEALSFDLTRRPWIPVLHSNGFQQELSLSQVFAHASDLRRIVGDLATQEFALVRLLLAVAHDALDGPADIEEWAELWEDPDCFAPVQAYLEEHRERFDLLHPLTPFLQSAGLRTAKDEVFSLNRIVADVPAGEPFFTARMPDVERLSFAEAARWVVHVHACDTSGIKTGMVGDDRVKGGKVYPLGTGWAGGLGGVFVEGATLRQTLLLNLVAADTEALDFSDGDRPAWRREPCGPGSAGRAASGLRDLYTWQSRRVRLHHDADGVHGVVLGYGDPLAWRNMHRSEPMTAWRRSPAQEKKLGQSPVYLPLEHDPARSAWRGISALLADRLEETGGAGGPARLRPRILDWVARLVTEGHLPRRFLIRARVAGVGYGTQQSVIDEVVDDRLVMPVVLLHEQDPTYARQAIAAAEDADRAVRALGDLAADLARATGAEQDGPKTTARAEGFDALDHPYRRWLSELGEAEDPFEHRETWQRLVRQTVGRLGDRLIAAAGDAAWQGRLHTGDKGGTYWLNAGLADVWFRGRLARALGNPDAPASAGPGGSTAVPGDDGSPRPGPARLPETDHAATDPEVPV; from the coding sequence ATGCAGACGACTGAATTACCCGGTGCCGGTGCGGGCGAGGCACTGTCCTTCGACCTGACCCGCCGACCGTGGATCCCGGTGCTGCACAGCAACGGTTTTCAGCAGGAGTTATCGCTGAGTCAGGTCTTCGCCCACGCCAGTGATCTGCGACGGATCGTGGGCGACCTGGCCACGCAGGAATTCGCCCTTGTCCGCCTCCTGCTGGCCGTCGCGCACGATGCCCTGGACGGTCCGGCCGACATCGAGGAGTGGGCGGAGCTGTGGGAGGACCCCGACTGCTTCGCCCCCGTCCAGGCTTATCTGGAAGAGCACCGCGAGCGGTTCGACCTTCTGCACCCGCTCACGCCGTTCCTGCAGAGCGCCGGGCTGCGTACCGCGAAGGACGAGGTGTTCTCACTGAACCGGATCGTGGCCGACGTGCCCGCCGGGGAGCCGTTCTTCACCGCGCGGATGCCGGACGTGGAGCGGCTGTCCTTCGCCGAGGCCGCGCGCTGGGTCGTGCACGTCCACGCCTGTGACACCTCCGGCATCAAGACCGGCATGGTGGGCGACGACCGGGTCAAGGGCGGCAAGGTGTATCCGCTCGGCACCGGCTGGGCGGGCGGGCTCGGCGGCGTCTTCGTGGAGGGTGCGACGCTGCGCCAGACGCTGCTGCTCAACCTGGTGGCGGCGGACACCGAAGCACTCGACTTCTCGGACGGTGACCGGCCGGCCTGGCGCCGGGAGCCGTGCGGGCCAGGCTCGGCCGGCCGTGCCGCGAGCGGCCTGCGCGACCTGTACACCTGGCAGTCGCGCCGGGTGCGGCTGCATCACGACGCGGACGGCGTCCACGGTGTCGTCCTCGGCTACGGCGACCCGCTCGCCTGGCGGAACATGCACCGTAGTGAGCCGATGACTGCGTGGCGGCGCAGCCCCGCGCAGGAGAAGAAGCTGGGGCAGTCACCTGTGTACCTGCCCCTGGAGCACGATCCGGCCCGTTCGGCGTGGCGGGGGATCAGCGCGCTCCTGGCCGACCGGCTGGAGGAGACCGGTGGTGCCGGGGGGCCGGCGCGTCTGCGGCCGCGGATCCTGGACTGGGTCGCCCGTCTGGTGACCGAGGGCCACCTGCCCCGTCGTTTTCTGATCCGGGCCCGGGTGGCCGGGGTCGGGTACGGGACCCAGCAGTCTGTGATCGACGAGGTTGTCGACGACCGCCTGGTCATGCCGGTCGTCCTGCTCCACGAGCAGGACCCCACATACGCCCGGCAGGCCATCGCCGCGGCCGAGGACGCCGACCGGGCGGTGCGGGCCCTGGGGGACCTCGCGGCCGACCTGGCCCGGGCGACCGGGGCCGAGCAGGACGGACCGAAGACCACCGCCCGTGCCGAAGGGTTCGACGCACTGGACCACCCCTACCGCCGCTGGCTGTCCGAACTCGGCGAAGCCGAGGACCCGTTCGAGCACCGTGAGACCTGGCAGCGCCTGGTACGGCAGACGGTGGGCCGTCTCGGTGACCGTCTCATCGCCGCCGCGGGCGACGCGGCCTGGCAGGGGCGACTCCACACCGGCGACAAGGGCGGCACCTACTGGCTGAACGCGGGCCTGGCCGACGTGTGGTTCCGCGGACGCCTGGCCCGAGCGCTCGGAAACCCCGACGCCCCCGCCTCCGCGGGCCCCGGCGGGAGTACCGCCGTCCCGGGCGACGACGGTTCGCCCCGGCCGGGGCCCGCCCGTCTGCCGGAAACCGATCACGCCGCGACCGACCCGGAGGTGCCCGTATGA
- the cas3 gene encoding CRISPR-associated helicase Cas3' has protein sequence MSGVGSACSGLLGRLGGPARSVWAKYDRDTEGWLPLWRHMEDAAAVASLLWDRWLPVGVRRLVAEALPQGDADARVLAVWLAGVHDIGKATPAFACQVDQLADTMRGHGLEMRSAKAMGPDRRVAPHGLAGQVLLGEWLEERHGWAPARTGQFTVAVGGHHGVPPEHAQITALYEHEELLRTPGASGRVWRQVQTELLDACAERFGVAQRLVAWRTVKLPQPVQVLLTALVIVSDWIASNPDLFPYFPDGASRGDQERLAAAWQGLDLPEPWRAEETAQSAQELFASRFALPTQARIRPVQEAAVELVREMEAPGLMIVEAPMGEGKTEAALAVAEIFAARSGAGGVFFALPTMATGNAMFPRLLDWLERLPGVAGERRSVHLAHSKAALNEDFAGLMARAGRVVAVGVDEAPPASRQRHDERRRAAAELVAHAWLRGHKKAMLASFVAGTVDQLLFAGLKSRHLALRHLAVEGKVIVIDEAHAYDTYMSVYLDRVLSWLGAYRVPVVVLSATLPASRRRELVAAYSGRTDAEPETAAPDAYPLLTAVAPGGTALCRRPQASARSTAVRLERLDDDLDVLGDRLASELADGGCALVIRNTVRRVLETAGALRDRFGAGNVTVAHSCFVDLDRADKDSTLLRLFGPPEKTDDRPTGRHIVVASQVAEQSLDVDFDLLVSDLCPVDLLLQRMGRLHRHQRGPRQGERPERLRTARCLVTGADWTAEVPTPVRGSVAVYGQYTLLRSAAVLLPHLDGEPGRPVRLPADISPLVQSAYGQAPVGPEHWQDALKRAREQFEHHRDDQAARAAVFRLGGVGKPGRPLFGWVAAGVGDTDDTPTGRAQVRDSRDSLEVVVVQRRGDGTLATLPWLKPDSKKRQRAGLALPQDATPTRFAARTAASCALRLPMQFSGETMDRAIQELEQLYVRKWQGKDSPWLSDQLILALDEDCQTRLAGFSLQYSPSDGLKVTQDADD, from the coding sequence ATGAGTGGTGTGGGGAGTGCTTGTTCCGGCCTGTTGGGCCGGCTTGGGGGGCCGGCCCGGTCGGTGTGGGCGAAGTATGACCGTGACACCGAGGGTTGGTTGCCGTTGTGGCGGCACATGGAGGATGCCGCCGCGGTGGCGAGTCTGTTGTGGGACCGGTGGCTGCCGGTAGGGGTGCGCAGGCTGGTGGCCGAGGCGCTGCCGCAGGGTGATGCGGACGCCCGTGTCCTCGCCGTGTGGCTTGCCGGTGTGCACGACATCGGCAAGGCCACCCCGGCGTTCGCCTGCCAGGTCGATCAGCTCGCCGACACGATGCGTGGCCACGGGCTGGAGATGCGCTCGGCGAAGGCGATGGGGCCGGACCGCCGGGTCGCGCCGCACGGCCTGGCCGGGCAGGTGCTGCTGGGGGAGTGGCTGGAGGAACGGCACGGGTGGGCGCCTGCCCGGACCGGGCAGTTCACGGTGGCCGTGGGCGGACATCACGGGGTGCCGCCCGAACACGCCCAGATCACCGCCCTGTACGAGCACGAGGAGCTGCTGCGTACTCCTGGTGCGAGCGGGCGCGTGTGGCGGCAGGTGCAGACCGAGCTGCTCGACGCCTGCGCCGAGCGTTTCGGTGTGGCGCAACGGTTGGTGGCATGGCGGACGGTGAAGCTGCCGCAGCCGGTGCAGGTGCTGCTCACCGCGTTGGTCATCGTCTCCGACTGGATCGCCAGCAACCCCGATCTCTTCCCGTACTTCCCCGACGGCGCGTCCCGCGGTGACCAGGAGCGTCTCGCCGCGGCCTGGCAGGGACTGGACCTGCCGGAACCCTGGAGGGCCGAGGAAACAGCCCAGAGCGCACAGGAGTTGTTCGCCTCCCGGTTTGCACTGCCGACGCAGGCGCGGATACGGCCGGTGCAGGAAGCGGCCGTGGAACTCGTCCGGGAGATGGAGGCGCCCGGGCTGATGATCGTCGAGGCGCCGATGGGGGAGGGGAAGACGGAGGCAGCGCTCGCCGTGGCCGAGATCTTCGCGGCGCGCTCGGGCGCGGGAGGCGTGTTCTTCGCCCTGCCGACCATGGCCACCGGCAACGCCATGTTCCCGCGCCTGCTGGACTGGCTGGAGCGGTTGCCGGGGGTGGCCGGTGAGCGGCGCTCGGTGCATCTGGCGCATTCCAAGGCTGCTCTGAACGAGGACTTCGCCGGCCTGATGGCCCGTGCCGGGCGGGTCGTGGCTGTCGGAGTGGACGAAGCGCCGCCTGCATCCCGGCAGCGGCACGACGAGCGGCGCCGTGCGGCTGCCGAACTCGTGGCGCATGCCTGGCTGCGTGGCCACAAGAAGGCCATGCTGGCCTCGTTCGTCGCGGGCACCGTCGACCAGTTGCTGTTCGCCGGGCTGAAGAGCAGGCACCTGGCGCTGCGGCACCTCGCCGTGGAGGGGAAGGTCATCGTCATCGACGAGGCGCACGCCTATGACACGTACATGAGCGTGTACCTGGACCGGGTGTTGTCCTGGCTGGGGGCCTACCGGGTGCCAGTGGTGGTGCTGTCCGCGACATTGCCGGCCTCCCGCAGACGCGAACTCGTTGCGGCGTACTCCGGCCGGACGGATGCCGAGCCGGAGACGGCCGCACCGGACGCGTACCCGCTGCTGACGGCAGTGGCCCCGGGCGGCACCGCGCTGTGCCGCCGCCCGCAGGCGTCGGCCCGGTCGACAGCCGTCCGCTTGGAACGCCTCGACGACGACCTGGATGTCCTCGGTGATCGGCTGGCCAGCGAGCTGGCCGACGGCGGGTGCGCCCTGGTGATCCGGAACACGGTCAGGCGGGTGCTCGAGACCGCTGGTGCGCTGCGTGACAGGTTCGGGGCCGGGAACGTGACCGTGGCCCACTCGTGCTTCGTCGACCTCGACCGGGCCGACAAGGACAGCACGCTGCTGCGCCTGTTCGGACCGCCGGAGAAGACGGACGACAGGCCCACGGGCCGACACATCGTGGTGGCCAGCCAGGTCGCCGAGCAGTCTTTGGACGTCGATTTCGACCTGCTGGTCAGCGACCTGTGCCCCGTCGACCTGCTGCTGCAACGCATGGGGCGCCTGCACCGCCACCAGCGCGGCCCAAGACAGGGGGAGCGGCCCGAACGGCTGCGGACGGCACGCTGCCTGGTGACGGGAGCCGACTGGACGGCAGAAGTGCCGACCCCGGTGCGGGGGTCGGTCGCCGTGTACGGGCAGTACACCCTGCTGCGATCGGCCGCGGTACTCCTTCCCCACCTCGACGGGGAGCCCGGGCGGCCGGTGCGGCTCCCGGCGGACATCAGCCCTCTCGTACAGAGCGCCTACGGCCAGGCACCGGTCGGCCCGGAGCACTGGCAGGACGCGCTGAAGAGGGCACGCGAACAGTTCGAGCATCACCGCGACGACCAGGCCGCGCGTGCCGCCGTGTTCCGTCTGGGGGGTGTCGGCAAACCGGGGCGTCCGCTGTTCGGCTGGGTCGCCGCCGGGGTGGGGGACACGGACGACACCCCCACCGGGCGTGCCCAGGTCCGCGACAGCCGCGACAGCCTGGAGGTCGTCGTCGTCCAGCGCCGCGGCGACGGAACTCTTGCCACCCTGCCGTGGCTCAAGCCGGACAGCAAGAAGCGGCAACGAGCTGGCCTCGCCCTGCCGCAGGACGCCACGCCGACACGGTTCGCGGCCCGTACGGCCGCGAGCTGCGCCCTGCGGCTGCCCATGCAGTTCTCCGGCGAGACCATGGACCGGGCCATCCAGGAGCTGGAGCAGCTGTACGTACGCAAGTGGCAGGGCAAGGACAGCCCGTGGCTCTCCGACCAGCTCATTCTCGCGCTCGATGAGGATTGTCAGACCCGGCTGGCAGGATTCTCGCTCCAGTACAGCCCCAGCGACGGTCTGAAGGTGACCCAGGATGCAGACGACTGA